The Oryza brachyantha chromosome 7, ObraRS2, whole genome shotgun sequence genomic interval ACCAAAAAGGCACACAAGGGGGAGTGAGTGAGCCCAGGAGAGCACCACTGCATTTGCAGGAGGCGAGAACAATCATGGCATCATACAACAACAACGCACAGGACGAAGAGACCAAAGGGAAAAAGAGCGAAAAGACCCTGGGTCAGGGACTCAGGAGCACCCTCCTCCTGGGtcagcaaaaacaaaacatgctCGCAAAACCACCGGACCATACCAGGTCCTGGCCTTACAAAAACTAATGCCGTCACTTTGGCCTGTTTCTGCCACTAACATCTGTGCACTACTTTCTCAGGCACGTTATTTAACGACACCAATGTGGATGGCACCACAGGATGTTGGTATATTCCTGCAGCTGCTTGCTGAAGATGCACCTGCGAGAGACGACAGGGGAGGCTTTTCCACAGGGTGTGCGCATTTCATCAGCAATCCATCCCACAGGTCACTATTAGTACAGGTGTGCAAGGGTGATGGAGATAGGTTAATACAATTACATACTATATGGTAAACTGCGACTGAGGATAAATACAGGAGTCGGCATCCATTTTTACAGGCATTGTCTGGCAGGGCTACTTGCCATGTAGCAGTTCTATGACTTCTATCTCACTAACTGCTCTTTGGATCAGCATGAGAAACAACGCAGGGTTATTCAGAAACGGTGGAGAGCAGGCCTCTGAATCTTAGAAGGGGCCGTGTGGCCCCGGCTGGAAGAACTCGAGGTCTGGGTGAGCGCTCCCACCCGGAGGCCTTGGACGCCTGcaggaaaagaaaatccaTTAGGTTAGCATTACCTGTTACTCGTAAGATCAGAGATTAATTCCCTAGTAAAATAGAATATGCCTGTAACATTGACAGTTTTAGAGCTTTTGTGATGCAAAGGTAATATAGAGATTGTAGGATCTCCCTAATATGATATTAttacattaaataaaaactattgtTACAAAAGCATGTGAGATAGTAAGAATAATTgggtataaaaaaatgttcctGATCTTACCTCACAAAGCGAGAAGGTTCAAATCCTGGAACATCTGGTGGACCAATCGGATCATAACGACTACCCGGTGGAATActcctatttttaaatattaaaagtcCATTCATAACAGAATAAAAAGGACCTCATGGGTAATTAAATGACAAACCAGTGGAAGAAAAGGTGGATTACCCAGGGCCACCAAAGGGCGCAGGAAAGGGATTAGAAGGAAAAAAGCGTGGATCATTTGGACCTGTTGTATCAAACAAATGGTTAATCAGACCACCTAGATACACGGAGATAAACAGAGATTATGTGGTGTGTTCCATGGGCGTCATATTACCAACATGCATGCTGCCACCCCCACCAATACCACTGCAGACATAGACAGAAACCATTAATTATGTGGGTATGCTTCTTCTACATTTTACATGGTTGCAAACAAACCTATAAGGATAGATGCCCGCGCCAGGACCAGGGAAGGCATCATCATGACCAAGTGGAGCTATCGGAGGATAAACTAAGCTGTGATACAACAGAAGTCACAAGAGAACACATCACATACAATATTTAGAATAACTAATTAACTATCATGCAACCGCTCTAATTACTCTCTTGACTAAATTTGCGTGCACAGCATATTGTACATTTTTTACATCTCTTTAATGCTATGGATGAACTATGATGTTCATGGAACATCGGTGGATATGTATCAGTAAGTTAGTAATGAATGAAAAGGCTCTGAAAATAGTTACTCAAGTAATCTGGCTTCTGTTTTGTTGACTTTCaacaaaaacacaagaatttgTTCAGTCAAGGTAATGCACTGAACAGACAAGTTCATAAAAGAAACCAGCAAGGTTTTATCCAGTGAAACCTGGACGGTAAGCTTGTAATTGTGATACTCTGGACAAGAAAAATGCCAGAGTACACACCACTACTGTATGGCCTCAACATGTTGGTCCAGTGCTTAGGTACTAATCACAAATACATTCTGCCATAATTATTGCtatcttaaaaaatgttttctgCTCACAATAGGTTCAAACATTCATATATCTGTAGTCTTAACTCACATGTAGCATTTTTCTGTTAACTTATCCAAAATGTACAAAGGAATCACTCTACTGGTGGTTAGTGCAGCAAATATATATTCCAGAAAGGCAAAGGATTTACTATGACTTTTCATTTGTCTACATGCCCTactgtttcattttttttcagaattcaATAGATGTATGTATAAATATCATCAGTAATTCAGGAAAAGTGGGAAATATATAGTGAAATTTGATAGCAGGTTGTCATGGCAAGCTGCGAAATAAGGAATGTACACACAAGGCAAAAGGTGAAATACAAATGTCTTGGTCATACCCTGCAGGTTCAGCAGTTCTCAGGCCAGGATTTTCAGATCTGGAACACAAGTGCCTTATGTTAGAAAGAATCTTGGAGACAACCAGTTAAGGTACATAATTAAAAGATTCTGTGTCCCTTGAGAAGCTTCAGCTTTCAATGACATTTTTAACAAGCATTTTCCTAAACTAGCGGACAGCtaagattaaaagaatattcATATTAGAACATACAGgtttatattaataatgtgAGATATCATTACCAGACTGTCAGTTTTCCATCTTATTTTTTCAACACCACAGCAATACAGCAGTGTCTAGATCAATGTATGTGAAAAAAATGGGTGCATGAGTGCCCAGGCATGTGTTTTGGAGAAAAGGAGGGGTATCGCCAAAAAAGCAGCATAGCAATTTAACAATTACCTGTGTATTGATGAACTAGTCTCAACTTCAGAGTTCTTGGCAGCACCAGCATCCTTCTCATCCAATTTGCATAATGCATTTGAGTTCATGGTTTCAATTAAGCCggcaaaatttttatacatgtccCCATAATTCTTTGGTTGCTCCTCAGAGAAGAAATCCTTCACACTGCACACAAGAAACAAAAGTAAGATCCCAAAACAAGCCAGAAGATACAAAATTAGAAAGGAATAGTGAAACTGCCACGTAACAATGTGAACAAAAATAGATGCATCTACATAATACGAGAGTGTTCGTTGTTAATAACCACATTGCACAACAAACGAGATTATAGTTCCTATGAGCATAAAAACACAACATTCACTTATTTGTGGATTACTGCTCCTGCTACTATTTCTTACTTAAAATCACGCAcgatagtaaaaaaatgtacGAAACAAAATAAGAAGGTGCAACATTGAAACATACTTGATCTGGATATTATAAGGGCCTTTGTCCTGTGCCTCAAGATCCAGCACATCAATGGCAAGGACGTCACCAATTACCAGGCATTTCATCAAGACCCGCTTCTTCTTGCCCTTTTCCTCCTTAAtgtacaaaaatgcataacaATTCTCCATGTTGTTCCAACCATCAATCCCGACCTCTTCCTCACCTAAAGTTATACGTACAATACAAAATTTACTACAAAACTCAAAGAACTCAGGAATATTACTGAGGGTAACCATGCAATGTAAGCAGGAGGTGAGATGATCTCTTAAAGTCAAACTCTCTCTGACTACAGAACAAGATTTAACTAGAGAAGACCAAATAAGACTTTAAATTGTTCAGAATTACAGAATTGTGAATCAAATGCACAAagttgtatttatcacaaagcaTTTGCTTCCAAATATTCCACACTTGGTGATCAGTACTCTGCAAGCTGTAGCACAGAACTAATCTTCAGTCTGAACCCTAATCTTCAGTGcaagaatttagaattgaAGCAAAGCAACCGAATACATTATGGTGGACATAATATACACATGCAGATTGcagtattaataaaaaaatatcaatcacatGTGCATGTATCAATTTTATCTCACTTATTGCTTGGATTAAACTAGCTGCTATATTTCCTGATGAATAAATAGAAGAGAATAGACATGGAAAATGTGTATGTAAAATTGTCAATTATGAATTCTATGCATATTTTACACAGTATCCACTAATTATCAGACAAGTGAGGATGGCAGAACAAGGTAAA includes:
- the LOC102718663 gene encoding probable proteasome inhibitor, whose translation is MVIDAAAMAVVKAARPAFRGAHDGVAFAANAAFLAAGYSLCAVGPAALTDPPPSGEEEVGIDGWNNMENCYAFLYIKEEKGKKKRVLMKCLVIGDVLAIDVLDLEAQDKGPYNIQINVKDFFSEEQPKNYGDMYKNFAGLIETMNSNALCKLDEKDAGAAKNSEVETSSSIHRSENPGLRTAEPAGLVYPPIAPLGHDDAFPGPGAGIYPYSGIGGGGSMHVGPNDPRFFPSNPFPAPFGGPGSIPPGSRYDPIGPPDVPGFEPSRFVRRPRPPGGSAHPDLEFFQPGPHGPF